A genomic region of Candidatus Spechtbacteria bacterium contains the following coding sequences:
- a CDS encoding phosphatase PAP2 family protein, whose translation MDIASLFFILSAKYLFIAIIGIALAYLMLQKRDVQKRMIVFAVLALPLTYLAAKILGFFFYYPRPFVTDGFTPLIAHVADNGFPSDHTLISAAIAAALWPFNKKVSIALWALTIIVGFSRIYVGVHHGVDIIGSIVIAITFAWLVQSVLEYTSVKRLS comes from the coding sequence ATGGACATAGCTTCTCTATTCTTTATTTTATCTGCTAAGTATCTTTTTATTGCCATTATTGGTATCGCGTTAGCATATCTTATGTTGCAAAAGCGTGACGTGCAAAAGCGGATGATTGTTTTTGCTGTGCTGGCTTTGCCGTTGACCTATCTCGCGGCAAAAATCTTGGGATTTTTCTTTTATTACCCGCGGCCGTTCGTAACTGATGGCTTCACTCCGCTTATTGCGCATGTGGCGGATAATGGTTTTCCCTCCGATCACACACTGATTAGCGCTGCGATTGCAGCTGCCCTTTGGCCGTTTAATAAAAAAGTTAGCATTGCGCTATGGGCGTTGACAATTATAGTAGGTTTTTCACGAATTTACGTTGGCGTGCACCACGGGGTTGATATTATCGGTAGCATTGTAATTGCGATTACGTTTGCGTGGTTAGTGCAATCAGTTCTCGAGTATACATCAGTTAAACGATTATCGTAA